A stretch of Triticum aestivum cultivar Chinese Spring chromosome 1D, IWGSC CS RefSeq v2.1, whole genome shotgun sequence DNA encodes these proteins:
- the LOC123166358 gene encoding uncharacterized protein — protein sequence MIRCARLGEDRVKMAHARQLKRQFDRLDMADGETIPEFAKKLIQLVSKIRSLGITLEDEAVVERLFSAVPDRFTDIVNTIEQWGDVSAMTVQEAIRRLTAFEQNQRGHRQSGGDEGEKLMLVSRAQLEELILKEKKKGVGSSSGNKNDDQDRRGGGRGQDGKKKERRGKFDKSRITCFQCGEKGHFASECEEPKKEKALLADAGDDEPALLMAVASELAPVLQHAADVVQPEGIEVKKVLCPLAIESELEAVKAEANRLRGELVAAQVKLHAMSKEYSAQIASRDGDHTLLLECVNALEEDARLAREENGKLLEVQRVLREENNGLHDMVKKLMARALPASAAIAASAPVAVTPAVKSPGVEMPAMESLDVETPVVKELGVQLKVKEKVCSEGHLQSVEVPDVVLLNEEKIKTKLSADERYNGELWYVDTGASNHMFGCSKIFTELDSSVNGTVCFGDGSVVQICGRGTVLHSCRSGKQHVLKDVYFIPKLRSNIISLGQLDEEGCKSGVFHGHLNFFGGSGELLAKAHKTKNRLYALNLKESVCLPNMKKCSVPGEGGCYAW from the coding sequence ATGATCCGGTGTGCGCGCCTCGGTGAGGATCGCGTGAAGATGGCGCATGCACGCCAACTGAAGAGACAATTTGATCGCCTCGATATGGCGGATGGAGAGACGATTCCGGAGTTCGCCAAGAAGCTCATCCAGCTGGTGAGCAAGATCCGCTCTCTCGGCATCACACTTGAAGATGAAGCTGTGGTGGAGCGGCTCTTCAGCGCTGTTCCAGACCGTTTCACGGACATCGTCAACACCATTGAGCAGTGGGGTGATGTCTCCGCGATGACGGTGCAAGAGGCTATTAGGCGCCTCACCGCGTTCGAGCAGAACCAGCGCGGTCACCGTCAGAGTGGTGGCGATGAAGGTGAGAAGCTGATGCTTGTTTCACGTGCCCAGCTGGAGGAATTGATCCTTaaagagaagaagaagggggtGGGCTCCAGTAGCGGCAACAAGAACGATGACCAGGACAGGCGTGGTGGTGGCCGCGGCCAGGACGGCAAGAAGAAGGAACGGCGTGGCAAGTTCGACAAGTCGAGGATCACCTGCTTCCAGTGTGGCGAGAAGGGCCACTTCGCCTCTGAGTGCGAGGAGCCGAAGAAAGAAAAGGCGCTGCTCgccgacgccggcgacgacgaACCAGCGCTGCTGATGGCTGTGGCAAGTGAGCTCGCGCCGGTGCTACAACATGCCGCCGACGTCGTCCAGCCAGAAGGTATAGAGGTGAAGAAGGTGCTTTGCCCCTTAGCCATCGAGTCTGAGTTGGAAGCTGTCAAGGCAGAGGCAAACCGGTTGCGTGGTGAACTGGTCGCAGCCCAAGTGAAGTTGCACGCCATGTCCAAGGAGTACAGTGCACAGATAGCGAGCCGCGACGGTGACCACACGCTCCTGCTTGAGTGTGTGAATGCATTAGAGGAGGATGCAAGGCTGGCCAGGGAGGAGAATGGCAAGCTGCTGGAGGTGCAACGCGTGCTCCGCGAAGAGAACAACGGACTGCATGATATGGTAAAGAAACTAATGGCAAGAGCCCTCCCAGCAAGTGCAGCAATAGCAGCATCAGCGCCGGTAGCTGTGACGCCGGCCGTGAAGTCACCAGGCGTGGAGATGCCCGCCATGGAGTCACTGGACGTGGAGACACCAGTCGTGAAGGAGCTTGGAGTGCAGCTCAAAGTGAAGGAGAAAGTATGCTCAGAGGGGCACTTGCAATCTGTGGAGGTCCCTGATGTGGTCTTGCTGAATGAAGAGAAAATCAAGACCAAGCTAAGTGCTGATGAGAGGTACAATGGTGAGCTTTGGTATGTTGATACAGGTGCAAGCAACCACATGTTTGGTTGTTCAAAAATATTTACTGAACTTGACTCCAGCGTGAACGGGACCGTTTGCTTTGGGGATGGGTCAGTGGTACAAATTTGTGGCCGAGGCACTGTCTTGCACAGCTGCCGTAGTGGTAAGCAGCATGTTCTCAAGGATGTGTATTTTATTCCCAAGCTTAGAAGCAACATAATTAGTTTGGGTCAGCTGGACGAAGAAGGGTGCAAGTCTGGGGTATTCCATGGGCACCTGAACTTTTTTGGTGGCTCGGGAGAGCTGCTAGCTAAGGCGCACAAGACAAAGAATCGACTCTACGCACTGAACCTGAAGGAATCTGTGTGCCTACCGAACATGAAGAAGTGTTCAGTACCAGGTGAGGGGGGGTGTTATGCATGGTGA